The following proteins are encoded in a genomic region of Thioflexithrix psekupsensis:
- the dapB gene encoding 4-hydroxy-tetrahydrodipicolinate reductase — protein sequence MTRIAITGAAGRMGRMLVEAVHQHPATTLTAALEHPDSPSLSLDAGQLAGIGTAGVVIGADLAAITDQFDVLIDFTRPAATLANLAHCQAHGKRMVIGTTGFTATEKQTIHHAAQDTAVVFAPNMSVAVNLSFKLIEIAAKVLEDSVDVEIIEAHHRHKVDAPSGTALRMGEIVAQTLGRDLATCAVYGREGQTGERDRKTIGFATVRAGDIVGEHTVLFADKGERLEITHKASSRMTFATGAVRAAQWLMQHERGLFDMQDVLGLR from the coding sequence CGGTCGTATGGGACGTATGCTGGTAGAAGCCGTCCATCAACACCCTGCCACCACGCTCACAGCGGCTTTAGAACATCCAGATAGCCCATCGTTATCGCTGGATGCCGGTCAATTGGCGGGAATTGGTACGGCTGGTGTGGTGATTGGTGCGGATTTAGCGGCGATTACGGATCAATTTGATGTTTTAATTGATTTTACCCGTCCAGCCGCTACGCTGGCCAACCTCGCCCACTGTCAAGCACATGGAAAACGCATGGTGATTGGGACGACGGGATTCACAGCAACAGAAAAACAAACCATTCACCACGCCGCACAAGATACCGCGGTGGTTTTCGCGCCGAACATGAGTGTGGCGGTGAATTTGAGTTTTAAATTGATAGAAATCGCCGCCAAAGTGTTAGAAGACAGTGTGGATGTGGAAATTATCGAAGCTCATCATCGTCATAAAGTCGATGCGCCCTCCGGGACGGCTCTGCGCATGGGTGAGATTGTCGCACAAACACTGGGACGTGATCTGGCCACTTGTGCGGTGTACGGCCGCGAAGGACAAACGGGAGAACGTGATCGTAAAACCATCGGTTTTGCCACCGTCCGTGCGGGCGATATTGTTGGAGAACACACGGTGCTATTTGCCGACAAAGGCGAACGCTTGGAAATTACCCATAAAGCCTCCAGTCGCATGACATTTGCCACCGGTGCCGTGCGCGCCGCACAGTGGTTAATGCAACATGAACGCGGCTTATTTGATATGCAAGACGTATTGGGTTTGCGCTAA
- the dnaN gene encoding DNA polymerase III subunit beta, with amino-acid sequence MHFSIPRKELLTPLKMAVSVVEQRQVIPILSNVLVSVENDVLSLIATDSEVEILCRVPLESRISTEDDGDITIPAKKFLEICRSLPEQAIDVNTDGDRVVIRAGRSRFTLATLPAEDFPSSSENPDMLTISVPQRQLRELIAQTAFCAAVNDVRYYLNGLLFDLMPNQLAVVATDGHRLALATTDFELGDSDPLQVIIPRKAIQELNRNLENSDDEVKITLDQTHVRFEISENLTITSKLIDGRFPEYQGVLPRNPDKVVVALCDPLKQALARVAILSNEKHKGVRLMVKPGTLSLSARNPEQEEAEEELEIDYDGEAFEIGFNVTYLTDTLNAISTEEVELCFSDPNSSCLVKPRHTEQQRYVIMPMRL; translated from the coding sequence TTGCATTTTTCCATTCCAAGAAAAGAGTTATTGACTCCATTAAAAATGGCGGTCAGTGTGGTTGAACAACGTCAAGTCATCCCTATTTTATCCAACGTATTGGTATCCGTAGAGAATGATGTATTGTCGTTGATTGCGACGGATTCAGAAGTGGAAATTTTGTGTCGTGTGCCATTAGAAAGCCGCATTTCTACGGAAGATGATGGGGATATTACTATTCCTGCGAAAAAGTTTTTAGAAATTTGCCGTTCTCTGCCCGAACAAGCGATAGATGTGAATACCGACGGGGATCGGGTGGTGATTCGCGCAGGACGCAGTCGTTTTACATTAGCGACCTTGCCCGCGGAAGATTTTCCCAGCAGTTCGGAAAATCCCGACATGTTGACCATTAGCGTGCCACAACGGCAACTGCGCGAACTGATTGCGCAAACGGCATTTTGTGCGGCGGTGAATGATGTGCGTTATTATCTGAATGGTTTATTGTTTGATTTAATGCCCAATCAATTGGCGGTGGTCGCAACGGATGGACATCGTTTGGCATTGGCCACGACGGATTTTGAATTGGGAGATTCTGATCCTTTACAAGTGATTATTCCACGTAAAGCGATTCAAGAATTAAATCGCAATTTAGAAAATAGCGATGATGAAGTTAAAATTACTTTAGATCAAACGCATGTCCGTTTTGAAATTTCAGAAAATTTGACCATTACCAGTAAATTAATCGATGGTCGTTTCCCTGAATATCAAGGCGTGTTGCCGAGAAATCCCGATAAAGTCGTGGTGGCGTTATGCGATCCATTAAAACAGGCTTTAGCGCGTGTGGCGATTTTGTCTAATGAGAAACATAAAGGCGTGCGTTTAATGGTCAAACCCGGTACTTTATCTTTATCCGCTCGCAATCCAGAGCAGGAAGAGGCAGAGGAAGAACTGGAAATTGATTATGATGGCGAAGCTTTTGAAATTGGTTTTAATGTGACTTATTTAACCGATACGTTAAATGCCATTTCTACGGAAGAAGTGGAATTATGTTTTTCCGATCCCAACAGCAGTTGTTTAGTGAAACCTCGCCACACTGAACAACAACGTTATGTCATTATGCCCATGCGTTTATAG
- a CDS encoding phage tail protein, whose protein sequence is MEFPESFPSSTMDWKLMIPLLFILSVICSSAISYWFFSTALENMQQQQDQLKLQFEPVKVLLDALENDTLTAQQVHQQLGRVQERLLGEIQISRVNDTLLTQQIENLNKLNDKLMADLKAVLAHNDAVTAQLNNTHSIINDLVKLIDNKSQLIATMAPPGSVTAYAGMMDAETRKHLVQAGWLVCDGANYKTQDYPALYQAIGTVYGGNSKKGEFKVPDFRGVFLRGLDLGRQMDAKRQLGQYQGDMNRGHSHTADIRAAGEHAHLARTDVAGEHNHRLQAQGFWYTMKDKLERRSMTGDVNDFQEYWTTDAGAHGHKVTIDVAGSHRHELRMGDSGGEESRPKNYPVTYLIRF, encoded by the coding sequence ATGGAATTTCCAGAATCTTTTCCTTCATCCACTATGGATTGGAAATTAATGATCCCGCTGCTGTTTATCTTGAGCGTTATTTGTTCAAGTGCGATCAGTTATTGGTTTTTTTCTACTGCGTTAGAAAATATGCAGCAACAACAGGATCAATTAAAACTGCAATTTGAACCCGTAAAAGTGCTATTAGACGCATTAGAAAATGACACTTTAACGGCGCAACAAGTGCATCAACAATTGGGACGAGTGCAAGAGCGGTTATTAGGAGAAATTCAAATTAGCCGCGTCAATGATACCTTATTAACGCAACAAATCGAAAACTTAAATAAATTAAACGATAAATTAATGGCTGATTTAAAAGCAGTATTGGCGCATAATGATGCCGTTACCGCGCAGTTAAATAACACCCACAGCATTATTAATGATTTAGTCAAATTAATAGATAATAAAAGCCAACTCATTGCCACGATGGCTCCGCCGGGGAGTGTGACAGCTTATGCGGGGATGATGGATGCGGAAACCCGTAAACATTTGGTGCAAGCGGGCTGGCTAGTGTGTGACGGAGCAAATTACAAAACTCAAGATTATCCCGCCCTTTATCAAGCCATTGGTACCGTTTACGGGGGGAATAGTAAAAAGGGTGAATTTAAAGTTCCTGATTTTCGCGGGGTATTTTTACGCGGTTTAGACTTGGGTCGTCAGATGGATGCCAAGCGACAATTGGGTCAATATCAAGGCGATATGAATCGCGGCCATTCGCATACGGCTGATATTCGTGCCGCGGGAGAACATGCTCATCTTGCCCGCACCGATGTGGCTGGGGAACATAATCATCGTTTACAAGCGCAAGGTTTTTGGTACACAATGAAAGACAAATTAGAACGTCGCTCGATGACGGGCGATGTCAATGATTTTCAAGAGTATTGGACAACCGACGCGGGCGCACACGGCCACAAAGTGACCATAGACGTGGCCGGATCACATCGCCATGAGCTTCGTATGGGTGACAGCGGTGGTGAAGAAAGCCGTCCTAAAAATTATCCGGTGACTTATTTAATTCGTTTTTAA
- the gltX gene encoding glutamate--tRNA ligase, with product MTVKTRFAPSPTGYMHLGNARTALFNALFAWQEQGVFLLRIEDTDQERSTTEFAQQLMQDLQWLGLSWQEGPNVNEISPPYYQAQRGEIYARYYQQLMDNDQAYPCFCSAAELSLSRKLQRAAGQAPRYAGTCAHLSPSEIEAKLAQGVQPTLRFRVPKNEKIIFTDMVRGEQQFMSDDIGDFIIRRADGTPAFFFCNAIDDALMQVTKALRGEDHLTNTPRQLMILSALNLPAPQYGHFSLILGHDGAPLSKRNGSMSIKELREKGWLSLAVVNYLARLGHSYTEDTLLSLEELARQINDQRLGHAPSRFDPQHLKHWQQLALSQLDDEQWWQWLTHNITLEIPSDLCHLFIHAVRPNVLFPEDAQQWAEMILTENLVWNEEAHLVIKETDSAFFNHALIALHNSQGDYAKLVDELKQTSGLKGKKLFMPLRAALTGVTHGPEMAYLLPLIGIHRAEQRLSSAADQDSL from the coding sequence ATGACTGTTAAAACTCGTTTCGCTCCCAGTCCCACAGGATATATGCACTTAGGTAATGCCAGAACGGCTTTATTTAATGCCTTATTTGCATGGCAAGAACAAGGCGTTTTTTTATTGCGCATTGAAGATACTGATCAAGAACGCAGCACGACTGAGTTTGCACAACAGTTAATGCAGGATTTACAGTGGTTAGGTTTATCGTGGCAAGAAGGGCCGAATGTCAATGAAATTAGCCCCCCTTATTATCAAGCGCAACGGGGTGAAATTTACGCCCGTTATTATCAGCAATTAATGGATAATGATCAGGCTTATCCATGTTTTTGTTCGGCGGCGGAATTGTCTTTATCGCGTAAATTGCAACGGGCTGCGGGACAGGCTCCGCGTTATGCGGGAACGTGTGCGCATTTAAGCCCCAGTGAAATTGAAGCGAAATTAGCCCAAGGTGTGCAGCCGACATTGCGGTTTCGCGTGCCGAAAAATGAGAAAATTATTTTTACGGACATGGTGCGCGGAGAACAGCAATTTATGAGTGATGATATTGGCGATTTTATTATTCGCCGCGCTGATGGTACGCCTGCTTTTTTCTTTTGCAACGCCATTGATGACGCATTAATGCAAGTCACTAAAGCCTTACGCGGAGAAGATCATTTGACCAATACGCCGCGTCAATTAATGATTTTATCGGCATTGAATTTACCCGCACCGCAATATGGTCATTTCTCATTAATTTTAGGTCACGATGGCGCGCCATTATCCAAACGCAATGGCAGCATGAGTATTAAAGAATTACGGGAAAAAGGCTGGTTGTCTTTAGCGGTAGTGAATTATTTGGCGCGATTAGGCCATTCTTATACGGAAGATACTTTATTATCTTTAGAAGAATTAGCCCGTCAAATTAATGATCAGCGTTTAGGTCATGCGCCTTCGCGTTTTGATCCGCAGCATTTAAAACATTGGCAACAATTAGCCTTGTCACAATTAGATGATGAACAATGGTGGCAATGGTTGACCCATAATATCACCTTAGAAATTCCTAGTGATTTATGTCATCTGTTTATTCATGCAGTTCGCCCCAATGTGTTATTTCCAGAAGATGCACAACAGTGGGCAGAAATGATTTTAACAGAAAATTTAGTGTGGAATGAAGAAGCCCATCTGGTCATTAAAGAAACGGACTCTGCATTTTTTAATCATGCCTTAATTGCGCTGCATAACAGTCAAGGCGATTATGCCAAATTGGTGGACGAATTAAAACAAACCAGCGGGTTAAAAGGGAAAAAATTATTTATGCCTTTGCGTGCCGCTTTAACGGGAGTGACGCATGGGCCTGAGATGGCTTATTTATTGCCGTTAATTGGCATTCATCGCGCTGAACAACGATTAAGTTCCGCTGCGGATCAAGACAGTCTTTAA
- a CDS encoding MBL fold metallo-hydrolase, translating to MQYTIIPVTSFYQNCTVLWCQNTQEAVIVDPGGEADRIIKFLERHQLKSAAILLTHGHLDHVGASVTLAKQLNIPIKGPHIADKFWLAEIEEQCKLFGFPHHPNFIPDQWLNHGDIIEFGKETLQVLHCPGHTPGHVVFFHAADKLALVGDVLFNGSIGRTDFPKGDYATLIRSIKEQLWPLGDDVQFIPGHGEMSSFGEERRYNPYVSDRN from the coding sequence ATGCAATATACCATTATTCCTGTGACATCATTTTACCAAAACTGCACTGTTTTATGGTGTCAAAATACGCAAGAAGCGGTCATTGTCGATCCGGGTGGCGAAGCGGATCGAATTATAAAATTTCTCGAACGCCACCAATTAAAATCTGCGGCTATTTTATTAACGCATGGTCATTTAGATCATGTGGGTGCCAGCGTTACCCTAGCAAAACAACTGAATATTCCGATTAAAGGGCCACACATTGCCGACAAATTTTGGTTAGCCGAGATTGAAGAACAATGTAAATTATTTGGTTTTCCTCACCACCCTAATTTTATTCCCGATCAATGGCTGAATCATGGGGACATTATCGAATTTGGAAAAGAAACTTTACAAGTTTTACATTGTCCCGGCCACACGCCCGGCCATGTGGTGTTTTTTCATGCTGCGGACAAATTAGCCTTAGTGGGCGATGTGTTATTTAATGGCTCCATTGGACGCACTGATTTCCCTAAAGGTGATTATGCAACATTAATTCGTTCTATCAAAGAACAATTATGGCCATTAGGCGACGATGTGCAGTTTATTCCGGGACATGGAGAAATGTCTAGTTTTGGTGAAGAACGGCGTTATAATCCTTACGTTTCAGATCGCAATTAA
- the fadD gene encoding long-chain-fatty-acid--CoA ligase FadD — protein MEKIWLKSYPSGVPAEINPDTYHSVKDLFNQSVKKFRYLPAYSCLDKTITYAELDELTHHFAAFLQSHLQLEKGTRMAIMMPNVLQYPVALFGALRAGMVIVNVNPLYTPRELEHQLNDAGVETIVILAHFAHTLEQVIAHTAIKHVIVTEVGDLLGWFKGKLVNFTLKYLKKAIPPYQLPQAITFNRAINLGANADYFPPSVTGDDLAFLQYTGGTTGVSKGAMLTHRNMLANLQQASAWLNGVVEEGKELVVTALPMYHIFALTANCLTFLKLGAHNLLIVNPRDMQGFIKELEKYSFTALTGVNTLFNGLLNQPNFAQLDFSSLKVTLGGGMPVQKKVAERWREITKVPLLEAYGLTECSPAVTINPLNLMNYNGSIGLPIPSTLIEILDDDGKPVPFGMAGELVIKGPQVMRGYWQREEETRHAFTADGWLRTGDIATVDEQGFVRIVDRKKDMILVSGFNVFPNEIEEVVAALEGVVESAAIGVADEKSGEAIKLFVVKKDPRLTPEDIIAHCRQHLTSYKIPRQIEFRDDLPKSNVGKILRRALR, from the coding sequence ATGGAAAAAATTTGGTTAAAATCTTACCCATCGGGTGTACCCGCAGAAATTAATCCTGACACTTATCATTCTGTTAAGGATTTATTTAATCAAAGTGTTAAAAAATTTCGTTATTTGCCTGCTTATAGTTGTTTAGATAAGACCATTACTTATGCGGAATTGGATGAATTAACGCATCATTTTGCAGCCTTTCTACAAAGTCATTTGCAATTAGAAAAAGGCACACGTATGGCGATTATGATGCCTAATGTGTTGCAATATCCTGTGGCTTTATTTGGGGCATTGCGGGCGGGAATGGTGATTGTCAATGTGAATCCTTTATATACGCCGCGTGAATTAGAACATCAATTAAATGATGCGGGTGTAGAAACCATTGTTATTTTAGCCCATTTTGCCCATACCTTAGAACAAGTCATTGCGCATACGGCTATTAAACATGTGATTGTGACGGAAGTGGGAGATTTATTAGGCTGGTTTAAAGGTAAATTGGTGAATTTCACACTTAAATATCTTAAAAAAGCGATTCCGCCTTATCAATTACCCCAAGCCATTACGTTTAATCGCGCCATTAATTTGGGTGCAAATGCGGATTATTTTCCGCCTTCTGTCACAGGGGATGATCTTGCTTTTTTACAATATACCGGTGGCACCACGGGCGTTTCTAAAGGCGCGATGTTGACACATCGCAATATGTTGGCTAATTTGCAGCAAGCCTCTGCATGGCTCAACGGCGTGGTGGAAGAGGGAAAAGAATTGGTCGTGACGGCATTACCGATGTACCATATTTTTGCTTTAACCGCAAATTGTCTGACTTTCTTAAAATTAGGCGCGCATAATTTATTAATCGTCAATCCACGAGATATGCAGGGTTTTATTAAAGAATTAGAAAAATATTCTTTTACGGCATTAACGGGAGTGAATACCTTATTTAACGGTTTACTTAATCAGCCTAATTTTGCCCAATTAGATTTTAGTTCGCTTAAAGTGACTTTAGGCGGCGGAATGCCCGTACAAAAGAAAGTGGCTGAACGTTGGCGTGAAATCACTAAAGTGCCTTTATTAGAAGCCTATGGCCTCACGGAATGTTCCCCCGCGGTGACCATTAATCCGCTTAATTTAATGAATTATAATGGTTCTATTGGTTTGCCGATTCCTTCGACCTTAATTGAGATTTTAGACGATGACGGTAAACCCGTCCCATTCGGGATGGCCGGGGAATTGGTGATTAAAGGGCCACAAGTGATGCGCGGTTATTGGCAGCGAGAGGAAGAAACGCGCCACGCCTTTACAGCCGATGGCTGGTTGCGCACGGGCGATATTGCTACTGTTGATGAGCAGGGTTTTGTGCGCATTGTGGATCGCAAAAAAGACATGATTTTAGTGTCTGGCTTTAATGTGTTTCCTAATGAAATTGAAGAAGTAGTGGCCGCACTAGAAGGCGTTGTAGAATCGGCGGCCATTGGCGTAGCAGATGAAAAATCGGGCGAAGCCATTAAGTTATTTGTGGTTAAAAAAGACCCGCGTTTAACACCCGAAGACATTATTGCCCATTGTCGTCAGCATTTGACCAGTTATAAAATTCCGCGTCAAATCGAATTTAGAGATGATTTACCTAAAAGTAATGTCGGTAAAATTTTGCGGCGGGCTTTGCGTTAA